One Chitinophagales bacterium genomic window, AGACCTAATGTTTTCACATACATATTTTGAACATGATCAATGTGCCTCATTTAGAACCTTACTGCATCATCATATTACAGAGCTCATTAAGGAAATGACAACTGAGAAAGGTATTCCCATGCCTGAAATTCCAAAGCCTGTCATGAGTGACGTATTTAAACGTTAGGTATGAATACAGCCGAACAGGCAACTCTCTATTATTACGCATGGGACTATCGTCACCGTGGATATTACTTTTATGATACTCCTATAAGTATTGAACCTCCCTATGCACCATATTTTGTATCTATTGCCAAGACAGTAACTGATGACAGTAAAGTCCCCTCAATCTTCGGACAGTTAAAGTCAATATTCAACAAAGAAGAACCAAAACAAGAGGAAATTCAATTACCAAATCCTAAAGCTTTAGGTAAACTTCCACCTTTAGAAGGGCTGCGACTCTCTTTTACCAAAAACCACCAAATAACCCTAGAAACGTTCCGTTCGTTCGTTTCTATGCTTTCCTTTACTCAGCACCCTGTTTCTATGGAAATAGTCGCTACAGGGCGAAATATAGCCTTACAGCTCGTGTTTTGTGCCTATGATGGCCATGTATTAACCTCGCATATTGCTACCTACTTTCCAAGTATCATCACCACAGAGATAGATATAGAGGGGTTACCTTTTCATGACAAATCTGATCTCGGTATTGTTGACTTTGGACTTTCAGAGGAATTTATCAGACCAATCAATACACTGGAGAGCAAAATAGATTCACTCACTCCTCTGTATTCATTGCTTAATAATTTGGGAGTACATGAGTCAGTTGTAGTACAGACAATCTTTAGAGGAGTAGGGTCACCTCTGGCTAAAGACATCCCTCGTGCAGTTACGGGCTATGATGGAGAATCATTCTTTTACGATGCACCAGAGATGCCAAAACTTGCACTACAGAAATCATCCTCACCTTTGTTTTCTGTTATCCTCCGCATTATCGTCCAGACAGAGGAGAATTACAAAACTCAAAGTCTCACGAAAGAACTTACAAAAACCATATCCCTAATTTCAGATAGTGGCACTAATAAATTGATTCCTTTATCCAATGAGGGATATCATTTAGACTGGCATATCAACAACGTATTTGACCGTACGAGTAATCGCATGGGAATGGTGCTTAATGTTGATGAACTGACTCATCTGATGCATATTCCAAGTAATATAAGTGTGTCAAAGCTCGGTAGTGTCGAACAAAAGACTAAGCAACTGGAATATGTCTCGAGTGATAAAAAGTGTCAGATAGGGGTCAATATCCATCAAGGGATTTCTACTCCAGTATATCTGGATACCCAAATGCGACTGCGCCATACCCATATCATAGGAGCTACAGGTACGGGCAAATCTACCCTCATGGCAAATATGGTATTGCAGGATATAGAGCGTGGTATTGGTTGTGCATTGTTTGATCCTCATGGAGATATTGTCAATGATATCCTTGCTCGGATTCCTGATGCTCATAAAGACAAAGTATTTATCGTTGACCCATCAGATGCAGATTTCCCAATTGGATTTAACCTCCTTGAGGCAAATACCGAAATAGAGAAAATTCAATTGTCGTCAGATTTGGTTGCAGCATTTCAGCAGCATGCTACCAGTTGGGGTGACCAAATGACAGCGGTGTTATCAAGTGCTATTAATACTTTCCTCGAAAGCACTAAAGGAGGAACACTCATTGAGCTCAAACGATTTCTCATTGAGTCAGCATTTAGGAGTCAGTTTTTAGAATCAGTTGAAGATGCAACCCTACTCTATTATTGGAAACATGAATATCCAGCCATTGCAGGTAAAATCGCTCCACTGCTTACCCGGATTGATACGTTTCTGCGTCCCAAGATTATTAGGTATATGCTCGTTCAGAAAAAGGGACTAGATATGCGTTACTGCATAGATACCAATACCACCGTCCTAATTCGTCTCTCCCAAGGACTCATTGGAGAGGAAAATAGTTATTTATTAGGATCACTCCTCCTCTCTAAAATCAATCAAGTAGCTCTCGGCAGACAATCTCAGTCTAAAGACGAGCGGACACCGTATTACGTATATATTGATGAATTTCAACACTTCCTTACTCCAAGTATTGTATCTATGCTCTCAGGGAGTCGAAAATATGGTATTGGACTGATCCTAGCTCACCAAGACTTAACACAACTAGACGATGCTAAAGTCCTCAATTCTGTCCTCTCAAATCCATATACAAGGATATGTTTTAGAATAGGTGATGCTGATAGTGTAAAGTTAGAAAGTAGTTTTTCATACTTTGATCGTAAGGACTTACAATCACTTGCTACAGGGCAAGCATTGGTTCGTATTGGTAGTGCATCCTGTGATGGGAATCTCCAAACAGAGCCGCTAACGAGCATTTCAAAGGATAGCCATGAAGTACGAGAGCATATTTTTACTAGCACTCGTGAGAAGTTTTGTACTCCACGAGCTGAAGTAGAGGAGATGATAAATACCCTTATGTCTCATGCTGAGAATGAGACTAGGGAGTATAAAAAGAAAACACCAATTGAAAAACCTGTTGTTGTGAAACAACAGGAAGAAGTAATTATCCCAGAACCAGTGGATGAACTCATTCCAGAGACTATCGATGAGCCAGTTACAGAGCCTATTGTAGTAGACAACTTTGAGAAACAAAAGGATGACTTTATCAAAAAAACAGAGGAAATGGAAGTGGTACGTAAACATCGTACCCTGCAAAACCTCATAAAGACCATAGCGGTACAAAGAGGATATCAAGCATTCATTGAATATGATTTGCCCGATAGTAGACGAGTAGATGTTGCCTTGTTCAATGATGATAAAAAGATAGCGGTGGAAATATCAGATACCAATACCTCAAGCTATGAAGTTGGAAATATTAGGAAATGTATTGATAACGGATTTCAAGTAATATTCATGATTTCTGAAAGTGAGAAACATCTTGATAATATCAGAACATTAGCTTTATCTGAGATTACAAATGAACACCACTCTAAAATCTATTTTCTCATTCCTGCACAGATATCATCTGCTTTTGAAAAAGTCTTTATGGAGCAAAAACCGAAAGTAGAAAACAAGGTGAGAGGATACCGAGTCAAAACAAATTATGTTCCCAATAGCAATGATGATGCAAAGGGGTCATTGACGGATATTATTTTATCGACGATAAGGAGGAAGTAATAAGGTTTCCAATTACTTGCCTTAAAAACTAGTTTAGTATATACTTTTTTATGAGGCACAATTGCAACGCATTGTGCAATATGTTCATTATCACTTAAAATTTAACATCGAATTCTCAATTATTTGTGTTATATTTGCATCGAACCAACAAGTATTTCACCAAAAAAACTTAACAATGTTTGTGACCATTCTTTCATACGTAGGCATAATAAATTCAAAGGCGCTGAAGCGGGATAGTATTCATAAATCTGAATAAACCCGATTCTTTCACCTTAAATTTTTACATGCCCAATTACCGACTCGTTTATTTATAATAGCTTTCTGCCAACACATGGTGGAGCATTGTGTGTAGTATTTCAAAATACTCACAACAAAACTCCAAAGTATGTTTGGATTGAAAAGCTAATCTGTGCCCGTAAAGCACAAAACGAAATAGCGAGAAAAGAAATAAAAAAAATGAAAGACGTGCAAACTTTTGAAATATATACCATCGATATCTGTTGTATCGATACCGTACATAAAAAAAGCGGAAAAGGAAGCTAATTTTCTTCATAAGATCTGATAGTTTTAAGTTAAAAATTTGTTTGTTTTTTCGCTCTACTGGAGGCTATGTTAGCGCATAGCCTTCTTCTTTTTATAAAGAAGAACTGTAGTAGTTATATTAATATGTCATAGGCTGAAATTGTAATGCAAAAATATAGAAAATTTCGCCCACTTTTTCAATGAAAATTTGGTTAAAAAATTGAATGTGTTCGTTATGAATCAAAATAACTTCATTATGAGACTTTTAGTTAATATGTTAAATTTTAAGATAGTTTACTTATGCAACATTTCTTTGCTGAACAATTATTTAGACACTTATTAGTATATTTCAATTTTACCATGATTTTTTTAGGATTTAGTTATTAATATAATAGTATATCTTATAGATTAGTCAAGTTAACGCAAACAATACTTTTCATTTACCTAGGTTGAATTATACATGTGAATTTTGATTTCCAATAATTTTATGAATGTGATATAGTCTTTCTATGTCATATTTCAATCTAGAAAAGAAAATTGAATTCTTGCGTAAATGGTTTGAGAAAAAAGAAAAACTCGCCATAAGGTATTTTGAAAACCAAATAGAAAAATCTAAGCCCTATGTTAAAGCGGGAGATATCTACCATGCAGACCTGGGAGTAAATATATACGATGAGATTGATAGATTCTGCCCTGTGCTGATATTCCAAGGCAATGACTATTATCTCCGCAACAGTAATGTTGTCTTTGTTATCCCTATTTCCAGTAATACACAATCAAAGCCGTATCGAGTTAATTTCAATGACTATGATTTAACTATCAGTGAAGGACTTTCGGAAGGAACGATATTAATCCAACAAGCACGCCCTATTTCTAAAACACGACTGCTTGATTTTCGTGGCAGACTGAGTGAAAAGAAAATGCTTGAGATTGGCGATATGTTCATAGAATTTATTACAAAAAATACTCCTCATATTTAAGGAGTATTTATTTATTTCCCCGCATACGATTACTCGTATGGGACGCACAGCAATGTTTCCATCCTGCGAAGAACATTGAGATTAGAAACGATCCCAAAATCTATCTCAATTATTTGGAGAATAAAAAATGGCTATCCCGATATGGAATAGCCACAACATGAAAAAAACTATTCGCCTCTATGGCGTTTTTTTCTGAATACTGGTTATCCGCCAACCATCGTTATACATTTCAGCTATACCGAGAAATGATTCATTTTCTGTATCACTACAATGACTTTGGTATACAACATTTCCAAGAAAACTACAAGTAAATTTGAGTTCAAATTCAATCTCAGCTCGCTTGCCTTCTTCGGTGTTTTTTATACCAGTAATCGTTCCAAGGCTTGGAGTAATCGTGATATAGGTTATTGTGGATTTTTCTACAATCAGATGTTTTGGATCTAGATTTTTAGATTCGCCCTCCAAATGTATTACTTTGTATCGATACTCACAGCAGCTCGAATTATCAACGCTATCTTTTACGGAGATATATTTGTATTTCTCCAATTGTTCGAGAAGTTTCAGTGTTCGGCTATCGAGGTAACGATAATCACTATTGCCATTGATAAATGGTTCGGAACACATAGTAACTCCCCACCCACCACTATTACAATTATTGGATGATCCATTATAGTACTGGCTCTGTATGGTTTCTTTGTAATTAGTAGTAAATTCCTTTTGGTAATCCATAAAGTCCACCTTTTGGAGAAGGGCTGTTGCTCCATTGGTGTCAAGATTGGTCTTGCAGCTAGAAATTGAAAGGACAATACAGAGTAAGATTCCGCTGAGATTAATGTACTTCATCAGACAGAGTATTAATGACCAAAATTAAATCGTACATTTCCTTCAAGTTTCAAAGGGAGCTTGTCTACAAAATACTCATTAGTATAAGGAGCCTCTCCCCAATACTTGCCAAAAAGTGACCCAGCAGTAGAAAATTCATTTGGGGTAAATACTGCGGTAGTCGAAAATTCAAGCCACTTAGTAACCTTGAATCCTAACCGAGTGCCAACCTCAAAACTGACTTTATTCCCATATCCATTGCTCACGGTGGGACCTACTATTCTCCTATTCCCAAACTGGTCAGTAATGTATCGCTCTAGACCATTTTGTCCAATAGCATCTACCAATGCTTTATCATAGAATCTTACATAGTAGTATTTTAAACCTAGGAGTGGTGTAATCGTGAATCTCTCAAGATTGAATTCTTGGGAAAGTCCTCCACCTACTCCGATAAAGAAAACATCTGAAGGATAGTTGGTGTTTTCGAAGGTAAAGTTTTTGCGACCAAAACTTAAAGGTTGATAGTTAGCATCGATATAGAATCGCGTACTACTCTTGTTGTTATTAAACATGAGAAATGCCATGTCTACTTTGAGATTGAATCCCATGTTGCCATATCCTAGCGCAGCAGAATATAGTTGACTACGAAACTCCATTGAATCTAACTTTTTAAGAGGCTCAATAGTGGTTGAAGTGGTTTGCGCTGAAAGACTGATGAGTCCTAGATTCAGCAAGCTGAGTAAAACTGTTTTTTTCATTGTGAAAGAATTTAATGGTTTATGATGAAAGTGCAAGTATCACACGATTTGCGGGTGTTTCCAAACATTCTCACTCCTATTTTCGAAAATTGGACTATATTTGCTCCGAAAAATGGTGAATTATGGATATTAACTCTCTTACCGCTAGTAAAATCAAGGAATTACGCCTTGAAACAGGTAAACCTCAAAATACAATTGCTAAAGAATTGGGGATGTCTCCCTCTGCGTATGTGAGACTAGAAAATGGCAATGTAGATATAGATCTCAAGACACTCGAGGTGGTA contains:
- a CDS encoding type II toxin-antitoxin system PemK/MazF family toxin, which produces MSYFNLEKKIEFLRKWFEKKEKLAIRYFENQIEKSKPYVKAGDIYHADLGVNIYDEIDRFCPVLIFQGNDYYLRNSNVVFVIPISSNTQSKPYRVNFNDYDLTISEGLSEGTILIQQARPISKTRLLDFRGRLSEKKMLEIGDMFIEFITKNTPHI
- a CDS encoding type IV secretion system DNA-binding domain-containing protein, encoding MNTAEQATLYYYAWDYRHRGYYFYDTPISIEPPYAPYFVSIAKTVTDDSKVPSIFGQLKSIFNKEEPKQEEIQLPNPKALGKLPPLEGLRLSFTKNHQITLETFRSFVSMLSFTQHPVSMEIVATGRNIALQLVFCAYDGHVLTSHIATYFPSIITTEIDIEGLPFHDKSDLGIVDFGLSEEFIRPINTLESKIDSLTPLYSLLNNLGVHESVVVQTIFRGVGSPLAKDIPRAVTGYDGESFFYDAPEMPKLALQKSSSPLFSVILRIIVQTEENYKTQSLTKELTKTISLISDSGTNKLIPLSNEGYHLDWHINNVFDRTSNRMGMVLNVDELTHLMHIPSNISVSKLGSVEQKTKQLEYVSSDKKCQIGVNIHQGISTPVYLDTQMRLRHTHIIGATGTGKSTLMANMVLQDIERGIGCALFDPHGDIVNDILARIPDAHKDKVFIVDPSDADFPIGFNLLEANTEIEKIQLSSDLVAAFQQHATSWGDQMTAVLSSAINTFLESTKGGTLIELKRFLIESAFRSQFLESVEDATLLYYWKHEYPAIAGKIAPLLTRIDTFLRPKIIRYMLVQKKGLDMRYCIDTNTTVLIRLSQGLIGEENSYLLGSLLLSKINQVALGRQSQSKDERTPYYVYIDEFQHFLTPSIVSMLSGSRKYGIGLILAHQDLTQLDDAKVLNSVLSNPYTRICFRIGDADSVKLESSFSYFDRKDLQSLATGQALVRIGSASCDGNLQTEPLTSISKDSHEVREHIFTSTREKFCTPRAEVEEMINTLMSHAENETREYKKKTPIEKPVVVKQQEEVIIPEPVDELIPETIDEPVTEPIVVDNFEKQKDDFIKKTEEMEVVRKHRTLQNLIKTIAVQRGYQAFIEYDLPDSRRVDVALFNDDKKIAVEISDTNTSSYEVGNIRKCIDNGFQVIFMISESEKHLDNIRTLALSEITNEHHSKIYFLIPAQISSAFEKVFMEQKPKVENKVRGYRVKTNYVPNSNDDAKGSLTDIILSTIRRK